TTTGTTATTAGTTATTGGGTCATTGGAGGGTTATTTAGGTCAATTAGAAATTAGTCATTTGTGTTTAGTTCTATAATCTCTAAATAGTCTCCAAAGTCATCTATCTCGATTACCTCCGGACTGGCAAGATAATTAGAGCCAAAAATATCGCCGGTTAGGGGTATTAGCCGGTCGACTATTTTTTTAGATTTTATTTTCATGTCAATGGATATCGCTCCGTCAGAATAATATCCGGTGTTTATTATCCCGGCTCCTTTTACCACCCCTTTAACGGTCGTGCGGATAGAATCGTTCTTAATAGCGTAATTCTCCAGGGTTGTTTTGGAATCTATGACTGTACCGTGCATTATTTCAGCAAGTTTTCGATAGGCATCTATCCGGGCAGAGCGTTCAGTAGTTACCTTTGCCAGGGCGCCGAATTTAGAGGAATATTCTTCTTCGGTTATTGGAAGATGCTTTAAGGAAGCATTGGCCGGTATTTGTTCGCCTAATATTTTCCTGGATAATACCCCGTTTCCTTCAGCGCCTATTTCAGCAAACTTCCAGGGAGAAATGACTGAAGAGGTAAGCTTGGTGACTTTAATGTATTTATCTAACTCATTTTTGCATTCAAATACTACTTCGCCTTTTACTACTCTAAGTTCAGTTGAGG
This DNA window, taken from Candidatus Omnitrophota bacterium, encodes the following:
- a CDS encoding FecR domain-containing protein, which translates into the protein MIKKTKLIFLLAVIILCSASANAGEQAIIIASQGKVETLYSGQTEWAPLKPGTALNPRDSIKTRDNSSVDIKLAGSVIRLKENSFVKLGDIEKQRDNIKITEIDLRKGKILATLTELSPDSKFNITSPVAVSGVRGTSFSVTILPDNSSTELRVVKGEVVFECKNELDKYIKVTKLTSSVISPWKFAEIGAEGNGVLSRKILGEQIPANASLKHLPITEEEYSSKFGALAKVTTERSARIDAYRKLAEIMHGTVIDSKTTLENYAIKNDSIRTTVKGVVKGAGIINTGYYSDGAISIDMKIKSKKIVDRLIPLTGDIFGSNYLASPEVIEIDDFGDYLEIIELNTND